A window of Thermosynechococcus sp. NK55a contains these coding sequences:
- the lysS gene encoding lysine--tRNA ligase encodes MADVGATGAEIRATRIEKAKTLQAKGMSPYAYRWERTHTAAVLQEKYAHLAAGEAVGDRVRVAGRIMARRVFGKLAFFTLQDDSGTIQLYLDKQTISQGMGEGAFADLKHLTDVGDILGAVGTLKRTEKGELSVVVESYTMLTKSLLPLPDKWHGLTDVEKRYRQRYVDLIVNPQVRDTFRKRALITAAIRRYLNEQGFIEIETPVLQAEAGGAEARPFITYHNTLEMQLYLRIATELHLKRLIVGGFEKVYELGRIFRNEGISTKHNPEFTSIEVYQAYADYNDMMTLTEAMITTAAMEVLGTLKITYQGETIDLTPPWRRVTMHDVVLAATEIDFRQLKDLTAAKTAAQKVGVKDLDTCDTIGRVLNEVFEQIVEPTLIQPTFVLDYPVEISPLAKPHRSQPGLVERFELFIVGREHANSFSELTDPLDQRQRLEEQARRKAAGDLEAHSVDEDFLTALEHGMPPTGGLGIGIDRLVMLLTDSPSIRDVIAFPLLRPESVGSQV; translated from the coding sequence ATGGCCGACGTGGGGGCAACGGGAGCCGAAATTCGGGCAACACGGATTGAGAAAGCAAAAACATTGCAAGCAAAGGGAATGAGCCCCTATGCCTATCGCTGGGAGCGCACCCATACTGCAGCAGTGCTGCAAGAAAAATATGCCCATTTGGCTGCTGGCGAAGCGGTGGGCGATCGCGTGAGGGTGGCTGGTCGCATTATGGCGCGGCGCGTCTTTGGCAAGCTGGCCTTTTTTACGCTTCAGGATGACAGCGGCACGATTCAGCTTTACCTCGATAAGCAAACCATTAGCCAAGGCATGGGGGAAGGCGCCTTTGCTGATTTAAAACACCTGACCGATGTCGGCGATATCCTTGGCGCTGTCGGTACCCTCAAGCGCACCGAGAAGGGCGAACTCTCGGTTGTGGTGGAATCCTACACCATGCTGACAAAATCATTGTTGCCCCTACCGGACAAATGGCACGGTCTCACGGATGTGGAAAAGCGCTATCGTCAGCGCTATGTAGATCTCATCGTCAACCCCCAAGTTCGTGACACATTCCGCAAGCGAGCACTCATCACTGCCGCCATTCGTCGCTACCTCAATGAGCAGGGCTTTATTGAAATTGAAACACCTGTTCTCCAGGCGGAAGCTGGGGGTGCCGAGGCACGTCCTTTTATTACCTACCACAACACCTTGGAGATGCAGCTTTATTTGCGGATTGCCACCGAACTCCACCTGAAGCGCCTGATTGTTGGTGGGTTTGAGAAGGTGTATGAACTGGGGCGCATCTTTCGCAATGAGGGTATCTCAACCAAGCACAACCCTGAATTTACATCCATTGAGGTCTATCAGGCCTACGCCGACTATAACGATATGATGACGCTGACGGAGGCGATGATTACCACAGCGGCGATGGAGGTGTTGGGCACACTCAAAATCACCTATCAAGGGGAAACAATTGATCTGACGCCGCCATGGCGACGGGTGACAATGCACGATGTGGTGTTGGCAGCCACTGAGATTGACTTTCGCCAATTAAAAGATCTGACAGCGGCTAAAACAGCTGCTCAAAAGGTAGGTGTAAAAGACTTAGACACCTGTGACACGATTGGCCGAGTGCTCAATGAAGTTTTTGAGCAAATCGTTGAACCTACATTGATTCAGCCCACCTTTGTTCTCGACTACCCTGTGGAGATTTCTCCCTTGGCCAAGCCCCACCGCAGTCAGCCGGGACTGGTGGAGCGATTTGAATTATTTATCGTTGGCCGCGAGCATGCCAATAGTTTTTCGGAGTTAACAGATCCCTTGGATCAACGGCAACGCTTGGAGGAACAAGCACGGCGCAAGGCGGCTGGGGATTTGGAAGCCCATAGTGTTGATGAAGATTTTCTCACCGCCTTAGAACATGGAATGCCGCCCACAGGAGGTTTAGGAATTGGCATTGACCGCTTGGTAATGCTGCTCACGGATTCGCCAAGTATTCGGGATGTGATTGCTTTCCCGCTGTTACGTCCTGAATCGGTGGGTAGTCAGGTTTGA
- the hisA gene encoding 1-(5-phosphoribosyl)-5-[(5-phosphoribosylamino)methylideneamino]imidazole-4-carboxamide isomerase, whose amino-acid sequence MDVIPAIDLLDGKCVRLVQGNYDKVNVFHDDPLKVALYWQRLGAPRLHLVDLDAAKTGEPRNYDLIGKIVASLEIPVQVGGGLRSRQAVADLLLQGVNRAILGTVALENPELVASLAAEYPGRIWVGLDARNGYVATRGWLETSKILATDLAQNMAAMGVAGFVYTDIQRDGTLQGPNIPALQQLLAVTNRPVIASGGVSSLRDILSLFALTPHGLVGAIVGKALYTKAVDLREAVRAVGQGRWQDIPPDLGSSTWA is encoded by the coding sequence ATGGATGTGATTCCCGCCATTGATTTACTTGACGGCAAATGTGTGCGTCTAGTGCAGGGGAACTATGACAAGGTCAATGTCTTTCATGACGATCCTCTAAAAGTCGCCCTTTATTGGCAACGCTTGGGCGCCCCCCGCTTGCATTTGGTTGACCTAGATGCTGCCAAAACAGGAGAGCCGCGCAACTACGACCTGATTGGCAAAATTGTCGCATCCCTGGAAATTCCAGTACAGGTTGGTGGCGGCTTGCGATCGCGCCAAGCAGTTGCTGATCTCCTTCTCCAAGGCGTCAATCGTGCTATTTTGGGGACCGTGGCTCTTGAGAATCCAGAGCTAGTTGCCAGTTTGGCTGCAGAATACCCCGGACGGATTTGGGTAGGGCTAGATGCTCGCAATGGCTATGTGGCAACGCGGGGTTGGTTGGAAACTTCAAAAATTTTGGCAACCGATCTTGCCCAAAACATGGCAGCAATGGGGGTGGCGGGGTTTGTTTACACCGATATTCAGAGGGATGGCACCCTCCAAGGACCGAATATTCCAGCACTGCAGCAGTTGTTGGCAGTAACTAATCGCCCCGTGATTGCCTCTGGCGGTGTGAGTTCCCTCAGGGATATTCTCAGTCTTTTTGCTCTGACACCCCATGGTTTAGTGGGAGCGATCGTTGGCAAGGCGCTCTATACCAAAGCGGTGGATTTACGAGAAGCCGTTCGTGCGGTTGGTCAAGGTCGCTGGCAAGACATTCCACCAGATCTAGGAAGCAGCACTTGGGCATAA
- a CDS encoding ABC transporter ATP-binding protein yields the protein MLKHPAFRSLSKIWQLLDGRDRWQLFGIGLLMLLSSLWEAVGVGLVLPFIAVVEKPERLNSLLFWRQTPLTNTEQAQWLLILSAVFGLLYLCKNLFLALSSYLQLRFLNSKNRKFATLLLQSYIHKPYTFHLQNNTATLIQNVSEINSVFNFYLLPLLNVFAESLVVFAIFSVIILVNPFISILVIALISILSFIFFQVFRRQLQTVGQRRVGYAQKVIQSINEALGGIKELKLLGREAHFLKTYAKNMTEERQANLFILFAQQVPRLYFESVAVLTIVLIIILTLLQRGSVAQVLPLISLFAAAAFRLLPSATRLIGNLNSITYYSASVDLVYDDVLEVRTLQRSEPLGCPRKPIFQDCLELIDVHYTYPNAAQPAIQGVSLRIQRGEMVGFVGASGAGKTTIVDLILGLLTPSQGDIRVDGISIYGNLGQWQGQIGYIPQAIYLSDDTLRHNIAFGLPDEAIDEEALWAAVKAAQLAAFVDSLPQGLDTVVGERGIRLSGGQRQRIGIARALYHNPSVLVMDEATAALDNQTEAGLMDAIQALSNEKTIIMIAHRLSTVMGCDRLYLMANGQVVAVGSYQELLQTSPDFRAIAQGYAGVP from the coding sequence ATGCTAAAGCATCCTGCGTTCCGCTCCCTTAGTAAAATTTGGCAACTACTGGATGGGCGCGATCGCTGGCAATTGTTCGGTATTGGCTTGCTGATGCTGCTTTCGAGTCTTTGGGAAGCGGTGGGGGTAGGGTTAGTGCTGCCCTTTATAGCGGTTGTGGAAAAACCTGAGCGATTGAATAGCCTTCTCTTTTGGCGTCAAACTCCCCTCACAAATACAGAACAAGCTCAGTGGCTCCTGATACTGAGTGCAGTTTTTGGCCTTCTGTATCTATGCAAGAATTTGTTTCTTGCCTTGAGCAGTTATCTGCAGTTGCGGTTCTTGAACAGTAAAAACCGCAAGTTTGCAACCTTACTACTGCAGAGCTATATCCATAAGCCCTACACCTTTCATCTGCAAAATAATACCGCCACATTGATCCAGAATGTAAGTGAAATAAATAGTGTTTTCAACTTTTACCTACTACCCTTATTAAATGTTTTTGCGGAATCCTTGGTTGTTTTCGCTATATTTTCAGTTATTATTTTGGTCAATCCCTTCATCTCAATTCTGGTTATCGCTTTAATTTCAATACTTTCTTTCATTTTCTTTCAAGTGTTTCGGCGCCAACTTCAGACTGTGGGTCAGCGCCGTGTTGGTTATGCCCAAAAAGTGATCCAAAGCATTAATGAAGCTTTGGGTGGGATCAAGGAACTCAAGTTACTTGGTCGAGAGGCTCACTTCCTCAAGACCTATGCTAAAAACATGACTGAGGAGCGCCAGGCTAACCTATTCATTCTATTTGCTCAGCAGGTGCCCCGTCTCTACTTCGAAAGCGTGGCGGTGCTCACTATTGTTCTGATTATTATCCTAACGCTACTGCAGCGAGGTAGTGTGGCCCAGGTGTTACCCTTGATCTCCCTGTTTGCCGCTGCTGCATTTCGCCTGTTGCCTTCGGCGACGCGCTTGATAGGTAACCTCAATTCCATAACCTACTATTCTGCTAGTGTGGACCTGGTTTATGACGATGTTTTGGAAGTGCGAACACTTCAGCGCTCTGAGCCTCTGGGCTGCCCAAGAAAGCCTATTTTTCAAGATTGCTTAGAACTCATTGATGTGCACTATACCTACCCGAATGCCGCTCAACCTGCGATTCAAGGGGTGTCCCTCAGGATTCAGCGGGGGGAAATGGTAGGGTTTGTGGGGGCATCGGGCGCAGGAAAGACGACTATTGTTGACTTGATTTTGGGGTTGCTCACCCCTTCCCAGGGCGATATTCGCGTCGATGGCATCAGCATTTATGGCAACCTTGGCCAATGGCAAGGGCAAATTGGCTATATTCCCCAAGCAATTTATCTATCGGATGATACCCTGCGTCACAACATTGCCTTTGGCCTGCCGGATGAAGCGATTGATGAGGAGGCGTTATGGGCAGCGGTCAAGGCCGCGCAGCTCGCTGCCTTTGTTGATTCACTGCCGCAGGGTCTGGATACAGTGGTCGGGGAACGGGGAATTCGTCTTTCTGGCGGACAGCGGCAACGGATTGGCATTGCCCGGGCCCTCTATCACAACCCTTCCGTCTTGGTGATGGATGAAGCCACGGCTGCCCTTGATAACCAAACGGAAGCCGGGCTCATGGATGCAATTCAAGCTCTCAGTAACGAAAAGACCATCATTATGATTGCCCACCGCCTGAGTACTGTTATGGGGTGCGATCGCCTGTACCTAATGGCCAATGGCCAAGTGGTCGCTGTAGGGAGCTACCAAGAACTTCTGCAAACGAGTCCAGACTTTCGAGCCATTGCTCAAGGGTATGCAGGAGTACCCTAG
- a CDS encoding 16S rRNA (cytosine(967)-C(5))-methyltransferase, protein MELSARRLALDALDRVAKGAYADVALHQVLQRYALDGSDRTLVTELVYGTIRQQRTLDTLIQGFCRQLPPLPVQLVLRLGLYQLRYLDRIPTHAAVHSSVELVKQIGLGGFAKLVNGVLRHYSRCTSDPLEAFIAHLPLVSQLGCRYSFPDALIASWLERLHLQECTALCQWFNQPPRLDLRLNPLRVTADQLIADFETAGYGLQPIPPLPQGLVLSHCGQSMQELPGYAAGYWSVQDRAAQWVSHLLDPQPGEVVIDACAAPGGKTTHIAELMGDQGRVIACDRSPARLRKLQQNRDRLGLKSIEIHTLDSATAGDFAAMGDRVLLDVPCSGTGTLHRHADVRWRPLKTRLAELLPLQAQLLATVSQWVKPHGLLVYATCSLESAENEAQIQQFLAHHPQWHIEPPPPNFPLKAAPAGWITVWPQRDDMDGFFMVRLRRDS, encoded by the coding sequence GTGGAACTAAGTGCACGGCGTCTTGCCCTTGATGCCCTAGACCGGGTAGCCAAGGGCGCCTATGCCGATGTGGCACTGCATCAGGTCTTGCAGCGGTATGCCCTCGATGGGAGCGATCGCACCCTAGTGACTGAACTGGTCTATGGAACTATTCGCCAACAGCGCACCTTAGATACCCTGATTCAGGGGTTTTGTCGCCAACTTCCTCCCCTGCCTGTCCAGTTAGTCTTGCGTTTAGGACTCTATCAACTGCGGTACCTGGATCGCATCCCCACCCATGCCGCCGTCCACAGCAGCGTTGAATTGGTCAAGCAGATTGGCTTAGGAGGCTTTGCCAAACTGGTGAATGGGGTCTTGCGCCATTACAGCCGCTGCACCAGCGATCCCCTTGAAGCTTTCATTGCCCACCTCCCCCTGGTGTCTCAACTCGGGTGTCGCTATAGCTTTCCCGATGCACTGATTGCCTCTTGGTTAGAACGTTTGCATCTTCAGGAGTGTACTGCCCTCTGTCAGTGGTTCAATCAGCCGCCCCGCCTCGATCTACGCCTCAATCCACTGCGAGTAACAGCTGATCAGCTAATCGCTGATTTTGAAACAGCAGGCTATGGGTTGCAACCAATTCCCCCCCTGCCCCAAGGACTGGTTCTATCCCACTGTGGGCAATCGATGCAGGAACTCCCCGGCTATGCCGCAGGTTACTGGTCGGTTCAGGATCGGGCAGCACAATGGGTAAGCCATCTGTTAGATCCCCAGCCCGGGGAGGTGGTCATTGATGCCTGTGCCGCCCCCGGAGGAAAAACCACCCACATTGCTGAGTTAATGGGAGATCAAGGCCGTGTCATTGCCTGCGATCGCTCCCCCGCTCGTTTGCGGAAACTGCAGCAAAATCGCGATCGCCTCGGCCTCAAAAGCATTGAAATTCACACCCTAGATAGTGCGACGGCAGGGGATTTTGCAGCAATGGGCGATCGTGTCCTTTTAGACGTACCCTGCTCGGGAACAGGCACGCTGCACCGCCATGCCGATGTCCGCTGGCGACCCCTAAAGACGCGCTTAGCTGAACTCTTGCCCCTGCAAGCCCAACTCTTGGCCACCGTCTCCCAGTGGGTCAAACCCCACGGCTTACTCGTTTATGCCACCTGTAGCTTGGAATCGGCAGAAAATGAGGCCCAGATTCAGCAGTTTCTGGCTCACCATCCCCAGTGGCACATTGAACCACCGCCCCCCAACTTTCCCCTAAAAGCAGCACCGGCAGGTTGGATCACCGTGTGGCCACAACGGGATGACATGGATGGCTTTTTTATGGTGCGGTTGCGACGCGATAGCTAA
- the clpS gene encoding ATP-dependent Clp protease adapter ClpS — translation MSVQTIEKPATVRKLAPRYRVLLHNDNVNSMEYVVEVLLKTVPSLTQPQAVDIMMEAHLTGVALVITCALEHAEFYCEGLKMAGLTSTIEPTE, via the coding sequence ATGTCAGTGCAAACTATTGAAAAGCCCGCAACCGTTCGCAAGTTGGCTCCCCGTTATCGGGTGCTCCTTCACAATGACAACGTCAACTCTATGGAGTATGTGGTGGAGGTATTGCTGAAGACGGTGCCAAGCCTCACCCAACCCCAGGCCGTGGATATTATGATGGAGGCACACCTGACGGGGGTTGCCCTAGTGATTACCTGTGCCCTTGAGCACGCTGAATTTTACTGTGAAGGCCTGAAAATGGCAGGGCTAACGAGTACCATTGAACCGACTGAGTAA
- a CDS encoding CPBP family intramembrane glutamic endopeptidase yields the protein MNRLSKPLFSQFWRQMIRRPFWIRVFSFALTLLLLWLPLGLGLYFAWGEGGAASFVNMGLLYLIFILLLRVWGQRVHHQRSPLVFYGLKGGWNFGRDALLGWLAGVFLVGLLFAIEGLLGWVSWQGLPDRFGLVLLDGVLTGVAVGFAEELLFRGWLLQELELEYQPWFALLLNGLIFAALHYLHPLEVILATWPQFFGLALLGWILSLSKWVFGGRLGFPMGLHGGLVWAYFGVNVGKLVTYTGVAPEWLTGINGNPIAGLLGVGILILVALGLSYRVATAP from the coding sequence TTGAACCGACTGAGTAAACCACTGTTTTCCCAGTTTTGGCGGCAAATGATCCGCCGCCCCTTTTGGATTCGGGTTTTTAGTTTTGCCCTGACGCTGCTGCTGCTGTGGTTGCCCCTTGGCCTAGGGCTCTATTTTGCTTGGGGAGAAGGGGGAGCAGCTAGCTTTGTCAATATGGGGCTGTTGTACCTCATTTTTATTCTCTTGCTGCGAGTCTGGGGGCAGCGGGTACACCACCAGCGATCGCCCCTCGTGTTTTATGGCCTGAAGGGCGGTTGGAACTTTGGGCGGGATGCTTTGCTGGGGTGGCTAGCGGGTGTGTTTTTGGTTGGCCTGCTATTTGCCATTGAGGGGCTTTTGGGTTGGGTGAGCTGGCAGGGGCTGCCGGATCGCTTTGGTCTGGTGCTGCTGGATGGCGTCCTAACCGGTGTTGCTGTGGGCTTTGCTGAGGAATTGTTGTTTCGGGGCTGGCTGTTGCAGGAACTAGAGCTAGAGTACCAACCGTGGTTTGCTCTCTTGCTCAATGGCCTGATTTTTGCGGCGTTGCACTATCTGCATCCCTTAGAGGTGATTTTAGCCACATGGCCGCAGTTTTTTGGCTTAGCACTGTTGGGTTGGATTCTCAGTTTGAGTAAATGGGTCTTTGGTGGCCGTTTAGGCTTTCCCATGGGACTTCACGGTGGCTTAGTCTGGGCTTATTTTGGTGTCAATGTGGGAAAATTGGTGACCTACACCGGTGTGGCACCAGAGTGGCTAACGGGCATTAACGGTAACCCGATCGCCGGCCTGCTGGGGGTGGGTATTTTAATTCTGGTGGCTTTGGGGCTTAGCTATCGCGTCGCAACCGCACCATAA
- the ppk1 gene encoding polyphosphate kinase 1, with translation MPSAKSPRRKAPEAIDLQDPQYYFNRSLSWLEFNKRVLHEAYDPRTPLLERLKFMAIFSANLDEFFMVRVAGLKQQVESGILQGGADGMPPAEQLQAVRQYLLPIVTEQHRYFDQELRALLAKESIFLTRFNELTPEQQAYLNDYFQAQVFPVLTPLAVDPAHPFPYISSLSLNLAVLIRDPESGQERLARVKVPNQFPRFVALPQHLHSPQGIHWLGVPLEEIIAHNLSALFPGMEIQAYFAFRITRSADLELETDKADDLLIAIEQEIRKRRFGSVVRLEVQRGIPPLLRQTLMEEMDLEEIDVYELDGLLCLNDLFAFMGLPLPQLKDPEWQPQVPPSWQRVEERESMFDTSSEITTLGTDYWEAVANELFSLIREGDIIVHHPYHSFAATVQRFITLAAHDPQVLAIKMTLYRTSGDSPIVSALIKAAENGKQVAVLVELKARFDEENNILWARKLEKVGVHVVYGVPGLKTHTKTVLVVRQEAGQIRRYVHIGTGNYNPKTAGLYEDLGLFSCRAELGADLSELFNVLTGYARQRDYRKLLVAPVTMRDRTLQLIYREIEHARNGQPGRIIAKMNAITDTQVIRTLYEASQAGVEIDLIIRGMCCLRPGVPGVSDRIRVISIIGRFLEHSRIFYFGNNGQPEYYIGSADWRSRNLDRRVEAITPIEDPTIQLELKELLEIMLADNRQAWELQPDGTYQQRQPAPGEAERGTHRVLMARTLKEVQASH, from the coding sequence ATGCCCTCTGCGAAGTCCCCTCGCCGTAAAGCACCCGAAGCCATTGATCTGCAGGATCCGCAATACTACTTCAATCGCTCTTTAAGCTGGCTGGAATTTAATAAGCGGGTACTCCACGAAGCCTATGACCCTCGCACACCGCTACTAGAGCGGCTCAAATTTATGGCCATTTTCAGTGCCAACTTGGATGAATTTTTCATGGTGCGCGTGGCCGGTTTGAAGCAGCAAGTGGAAAGTGGCATTCTCCAAGGCGGAGCCGATGGCATGCCTCCAGCGGAGCAATTGCAGGCAGTGCGGCAATATCTCTTACCGATTGTTACGGAGCAACACCGCTATTTCGACCAAGAACTGCGTGCCCTCTTGGCCAAGGAATCTATTTTCCTCACTCGCTTTAATGAGTTGACGCCCGAGCAGCAGGCCTACCTTAACGACTACTTCCAAGCCCAAGTGTTCCCCGTGCTCACCCCCTTAGCCGTTGATCCAGCGCACCCTTTCCCCTATATTTCTAGCCTCAGCCTTAACCTTGCTGTCCTAATTCGTGATCCAGAATCTGGCCAAGAACGACTGGCACGGGTGAAGGTACCCAATCAGTTTCCACGCTTTGTTGCCCTTCCCCAGCACTTGCACTCGCCCCAAGGTATTCATTGGCTGGGCGTTCCCCTCGAAGAAATTATTGCCCACAACCTCAGTGCTCTCTTTCCGGGGATGGAGATTCAGGCCTACTTTGCCTTTCGCATTACCCGCAGTGCCGACCTCGAACTAGAAACGGACAAGGCCGATGATTTACTGATTGCCATTGAACAGGAAATTCGTAAACGGCGCTTTGGCTCTGTGGTGCGTCTGGAGGTGCAGCGGGGCATTCCACCGCTTCTGAGGCAAACCCTAATGGAAGAGATGGATCTCGAGGAGATCGATGTCTATGAACTCGATGGTCTGTTGTGCTTGAATGATTTGTTTGCCTTTATGGGATTGCCCTTGCCCCAGTTAAAGGATCCCGAGTGGCAACCCCAAGTTCCCCCCAGTTGGCAGCGGGTAGAGGAACGGGAATCCATGTTTGACACAAGCAGTGAAATTACCACTCTTGGCACCGACTATTGGGAAGCTGTTGCCAACGAACTCTTTAGTCTCATTCGCGAAGGGGATATTATCGTTCATCACCCCTACCATTCCTTTGCGGCAACGGTACAGCGCTTTATCACTTTGGCGGCCCATGATCCCCAAGTGCTGGCCATTAAGATGACCCTCTATCGCACCTCCGGTGACTCGCCGATTGTCAGTGCCCTGATTAAAGCGGCAGAGAATGGCAAACAGGTGGCGGTTTTGGTGGAACTGAAGGCGCGCTTTGATGAGGAAAATAATATCCTCTGGGCACGGAAGCTGGAGAAAGTGGGTGTCCATGTGGTCTATGGTGTACCGGGTCTGAAGACTCACACCAAAACAGTTCTGGTTGTGCGCCAAGAGGCGGGACAAATTCGCCGCTATGTCCACATTGGCACTGGCAATTACAATCCCAAAACTGCTGGTCTGTATGAGGACTTGGGGCTATTTTCCTGCCGCGCGGAATTGGGAGCAGATCTCTCGGAACTCTTTAATGTGCTCACGGGCTATGCCCGCCAGCGGGATTATCGCAAGCTTCTTGTTGCCCCGGTCACGATGCGCGATCGCACCCTGCAGTTGATTTACCGCGAAATTGAACACGCACGCAATGGTCAGCCGGGGCGGATCATTGCCAAGATGAATGCAATTACAGATACGCAGGTGATTCGCACCCTCTATGAGGCCTCCCAAGCAGGGGTGGAAATTGATTTGATTATTCGCGGTATGTGCTGTCTGCGCCCCGGAGTACCGGGCGTGAGCGATCGCATTCGGGTGATTAGTATCATTGGCCGCTTTTTAGAGCACTCCCGGATTTTCTACTTTGGCAACAATGGGCAGCCAGAGTATTACATTGGCAGTGCCGACTGGCGATCGCGCAACCTAGACCGCCGCGTTGAAGCCATTACCCCCATTGAAGATCCAACCATTCAACTGGAACTCAAAGAACTACTTGAAATTATGTTGGCAGACAATCGCCAAGCGTGGGAACTGCAACCCGATGGCACCTACCAGCAACGACAGCCAGCACCTGGAGAAGCGGAGCGGGGTACCCATCGTGTTTTAATGGCACGCACCCTCAAAGAAGTACAAGCAAGCCACTAG
- a CDS encoding DUF3531 family protein — MNVIFREVNPFDVWIWVEFAAPPSSVEQQYLEEVFNSWFFLGKLGGFNAENLQVQETGLDLSHLEYDRAQAESSLMAVMHNMGEFEYNDRWARCWFDLGTSDALALDVLINALHQFSEDYVPLKTLVIGGDNPEWPIATSEQREMIEQSAWN; from the coding sequence ATGAATGTCATCTTCCGTGAAGTGAATCCCTTTGATGTATGGATTTGGGTGGAATTTGCGGCACCACCTTCGTCCGTGGAGCAGCAGTATCTGGAGGAAGTCTTTAACTCCTGGTTTTTCCTTGGGAAACTGGGGGGATTCAATGCTGAGAATCTTCAAGTCCAGGAAACAGGTTTAGACCTCAGTCACCTAGAGTACGATCGCGCCCAAGCCGAAAGTTCGCTGATGGCGGTGATGCACAATATGGGCGAGTTTGAGTACAACGATCGCTGGGCTCGCTGCTGGTTTGATTTGGGTACCAGTGACGCCTTGGCCTTGGATGTCTTAATCAATGCCCTCCATCAATTTAGTGAGGACTATGTGCCCTTAAAAACCCTCGTGATTGGTGGTGACAACCCTGAGTGGCCGATCGCCACCAGTGAACAGCGGGAAATGATTGAGCAATCGGCGTGGAACTAA